A region from the Cervus elaphus chromosome 10, mCerEla1.1, whole genome shotgun sequence genome encodes:
- the ATP5MF gene encoding ATP synthase subunit f, mitochondrial isoform X1, whose translation MASVVPLKEKKLLEVKLGELPSWILMRDFTPSGIAGAFQRGYYRYYNKYVNVKKGSIAGLSMVLAAYVFFNYCRSYKELKHERLRKYH comes from the exons ATGGCGTCAGTCG TACCACTGAAGGAGAAGAAGCTCCTGGAAGTCAAACTAGGGGAGCTGCCAAGCTGGATACTGATGCGGGATTTCACCCCTTCGGGCATCGCTGGAGCATTTCAAAGAG GCTACTATCGGTATTACAACAAGTACGTGAACGTGAAGAAAGGGAGCATCGCGGGGCTCTCCATGGTGCTGGCGGCCTACGTGTTTTTCAACTACTGCCGCTCTTACAAGGAGCTCA AACACGAGCGGCTACGCAAGTACCACTGA
- the ATP5MF gene encoding ATP synthase subunit f, mitochondrial isoform X2, protein MASVVPLKEKKLLEVKLGELPSWILMRDFTPSGIAGAFQRGYYRYYNKYVNVKKGSIAGLSMVLAAYVFFNYCRSYKELKTAILPF, encoded by the exons ATGGCGTCAGTCG TACCACTGAAGGAGAAGAAGCTCCTGGAAGTCAAACTAGGGGAGCTGCCAAGCTGGATACTGATGCGGGATTTCACCCCTTCGGGCATCGCTGGAGCATTTCAAAGAG GCTACTATCGGTATTACAACAAGTACGTGAACGTGAAGAAAGGGAGCATCGCGGGGCTCTCCATGGTGCTGGCGGCCTACGTGTTTTTCAACTACTGCCGCTCTTACAAGGAGCTCA AAActgccattttgcctttctga
- the CPSF4 gene encoding cleavage and polyadenylation specificity factor subunit 4 isoform X4: MQEIIASVDHIKFDLEIAVEQQLGAQPLPFPGMDKSGAAVCEFFLKAACGKGGMCPFRHISGEKTVVCKHWLRGLCKKGDQCEFLHEYDMTKMPECYFYSKFGECSNKECPFLHIDPESKIKDCPWYDRGFCKHALDLNCRWEPPSSRRCRSRRSHPQSREPRRSSGSCRVKTAVQATEDPGRWSRSPATSVVKKDTTPTDAPKGTWPFSADSDSSRSRLRAAWGPRAGGALGHSWECASNCLTPAVVQLWLEPAGRHLGFTLRGSVLSVSPSFCCNLL; this comes from the exons ATGCAGGAAATCATCGCCAGCGTGGACCACATCAAGTTCGACTTGGAGATCGCCGTGGAGCAGCAGCTCGGGGCGCAGCCGCTGCCCTTCCCCGGCATGGACA AGTCGGGAGCTGCTGTCTGTGAATTCTTTTTGAAAGCTGCCTGTGGCAAAG GGGGCATGTGCCCGTTCCGCCACATCAGTGGTGAGAAGACGGTGGTGTGCAAGCACTGGCTGCGGGGGCTGTGCAAGAAGGGGGACCAGTGCGAGTTCCTACACGAGTACGACATGACCAAGATGCCCGAGTGCTACTTCTACTCCAAGTTCG GGGAGTGCAGCAACAAGGAGTGCCCCTTCCTGCACATTGACCCCGAGTCCAAGATCAAGGACTGCCCGTGGTACGACCGCGGCTTCTGCAAGCACG CCCTCGATTTGAACTGCCGATGGGAACCACCGAGCAGCCGCCGCTGCCGCAGCAGACGCAGCCACCCACAAAG CAGAGAACCCCGCAGGTCATCGGGGTCATGCAGAGTCAAAACAGCAGTGCAGGCAACCGAGGACCCCGGCCGCTGGAGCAGGTCACCTGCTACAAG TGTGGTGAAAAAGGACACTACGCCAACAGATGCACCAAAGGGCACTTGGCCTTTCTCAGCGGACAGTGACAGCAGCCGGAGCCGGCTCAGAGCAGCCTGGGGGCCCCGTGCGGGCGGCGCTCTGGGCCATTCCTGGGAGTGTGCGTCTAACTGTTTAACACCAGCGGTGGTGCAGCTCTGGCTGGAGCCGGCAGGCAGGCACCTGGGTTTTACCCTTAGGGGCTCCGTCTTGTCAGTATCCCCGTCATTTTGCTGTAATCTCCTTTAA
- the CPSF4 gene encoding cleavage and polyadenylation specificity factor subunit 4 isoform X3: MQEIIASVDHIKFDLEIAVEQQLGAQPLPFPGMDKSGAAVCEFFLKAACGKGGMCPFRHISGEKTVVCKHWLRGLCKKGDQCEFLHEYDMTKMPECYFYSKFGECSNKECPFLHIDPESKIKDCPWYDRGFCKHGPLCRHRHTRRVICVNYLVGFCPEGPSCKFMHPRFELPMGTTEQPPLPQQTQPPTKRTPQVIGVMQSQNSSAGNRGPRPLEQVTCYKCGEKGHYANRCTKGHLAFLSGQ, from the exons ATGCAGGAAATCATCGCCAGCGTGGACCACATCAAGTTCGACTTGGAGATCGCCGTGGAGCAGCAGCTCGGGGCGCAGCCGCTGCCCTTCCCCGGCATGGACA AGTCGGGAGCTGCTGTCTGTGAATTCTTTTTGAAAGCTGCCTGTGGCAAAG GGGGCATGTGCCCGTTCCGCCACATCAGTGGTGAGAAGACGGTGGTGTGCAAGCACTGGCTGCGGGGGCTGTGCAAGAAGGGGGACCAGTGCGAGTTCCTACACGAGTACGACATGACCAAGATGCCCGAGTGCTACTTCTACTCCAAGTTCG GGGAGTGCAGCAACAAGGAGTGCCCCTTCCTGCACATTGACCCCGAGTCCAAGATCAAGGACTGCCCGTGGTACGACCGCGGCTTCTGCAAGCACG GCCCCCTGTGCAGGCACCGGCACACGCGGAGAGTCATCTGTGTCAATTACCTTGTGGGATTCTGCCCGGAGGGGCCCTCCTGTAAATTCATGCA CCCTCGATTTGAACTGCCGATGGGAACCACCGAGCAGCCGCCGCTGCCGCAGCAGACGCAGCCACCCACAAAG AGAACCCCGCAGGTCATCGGGGTCATGCAGAGTCAAAACAGCAGTGCAGGCAACCGAGGACCCCGGCCGCTGGAGCAGGTCACCTGCTACAAG TGTGGTGAAAAAGGACACTACGCCAACAGATGCACCAAAGGGCACTTGGCCTTTCTCAGCGGACAGTGA
- the CPSF4 gene encoding cleavage and polyadenylation specificity factor subunit 4 isoform X2 — MQEIIASVDHIKFDLEIAVEQQLGAQPLPFPGMDKSGAAVCEFFLKAACGKGGMCPFRHISGEKTVVCKHWLRGLCKKGDQCEFLHEYDMTKMPECYFYSKFGECSNKECPFLHIDPESKIKDCPWYDRGFCKHGPLCRHRHTRRVICVNYLVGFCPEGPSCKFMHPRFELPMGTTEQPPLPQQTQPPTKQRTPQVIGVMQSQNSSAGNRGPRPLEQVTCYKCGEKGHYANRCTKGHLAFLSGQ, encoded by the exons ATGCAGGAAATCATCGCCAGCGTGGACCACATCAAGTTCGACTTGGAGATCGCCGTGGAGCAGCAGCTCGGGGCGCAGCCGCTGCCCTTCCCCGGCATGGACA AGTCGGGAGCTGCTGTCTGTGAATTCTTTTTGAAAGCTGCCTGTGGCAAAG GGGGCATGTGCCCGTTCCGCCACATCAGTGGTGAGAAGACGGTGGTGTGCAAGCACTGGCTGCGGGGGCTGTGCAAGAAGGGGGACCAGTGCGAGTTCCTACACGAGTACGACATGACCAAGATGCCCGAGTGCTACTTCTACTCCAAGTTCG GGGAGTGCAGCAACAAGGAGTGCCCCTTCCTGCACATTGACCCCGAGTCCAAGATCAAGGACTGCCCGTGGTACGACCGCGGCTTCTGCAAGCACG GCCCCCTGTGCAGGCACCGGCACACGCGGAGAGTCATCTGTGTCAATTACCTTGTGGGATTCTGCCCGGAGGGGCCCTCCTGTAAATTCATGCA CCCTCGATTTGAACTGCCGATGGGAACCACCGAGCAGCCGCCGCTGCCGCAGCAGACGCAGCCACCCACAAAG CAGAGAACCCCGCAGGTCATCGGGGTCATGCAGAGTCAAAACAGCAGTGCAGGCAACCGAGGACCCCGGCCGCTGGAGCAGGTCACCTGCTACAAG TGTGGTGAAAAAGGACACTACGCCAACAGATGCACCAAAGGGCACTTGGCCTTTCTCAGCGGACAGTGA
- the CPSF4 gene encoding cleavage and polyadenylation specificity factor subunit 4 isoform X1 translates to MQEIIASVDHIKFDLEIAVEQQLGAQPLPFPGMDKSGAAVCEFFLKAACGKGGMCPFRHISGEKTVVCKHWLRGLCKKGDQCEFLHEYDMTKMPECYFYSKFGECSNKECPFLHIDPESKIKDCPWYDRGFCKHGPLCRHRHTRRVICVNYLVGFCPEGPSCKFMHPRFELPMGTTEQPPLPQQTQPPTKQSNNPPLQRSSSLIQLTSQNSSPNQQRTPQVIGVMQSQNSSAGNRGPRPLEQVTCYKCGEKGHYANRCTKGHLAFLSGQ, encoded by the exons ATGCAGGAAATCATCGCCAGCGTGGACCACATCAAGTTCGACTTGGAGATCGCCGTGGAGCAGCAGCTCGGGGCGCAGCCGCTGCCCTTCCCCGGCATGGACA AGTCGGGAGCTGCTGTCTGTGAATTCTTTTTGAAAGCTGCCTGTGGCAAAG GGGGCATGTGCCCGTTCCGCCACATCAGTGGTGAGAAGACGGTGGTGTGCAAGCACTGGCTGCGGGGGCTGTGCAAGAAGGGGGACCAGTGCGAGTTCCTACACGAGTACGACATGACCAAGATGCCCGAGTGCTACTTCTACTCCAAGTTCG GGGAGTGCAGCAACAAGGAGTGCCCCTTCCTGCACATTGACCCCGAGTCCAAGATCAAGGACTGCCCGTGGTACGACCGCGGCTTCTGCAAGCACG GCCCCCTGTGCAGGCACCGGCACACGCGGAGAGTCATCTGTGTCAATTACCTTGTGGGATTCTGCCCGGAGGGGCCCTCCTGTAAATTCATGCA CCCTCGATTTGAACTGCCGATGGGAACCACCGAGCAGCCGCCGCTGCCGCAGCAGACGCAGCCACCCACAAAG CAAAGTAACAATCCGCCATTACAAAGGTCGTCCTCCTTGATCCAGTTAACGAGTCAGAACTCTTCTCCCAACCAGCAGAGAACCCCGCAGGTCATCGGGGTCATGCAGAGTCAAAACAGCAGTGCAGGCAACCGAGGACCCCGGCCGCTGGAGCAGGTCACCTGCTACAAG TGTGGTGAAAAAGGACACTACGCCAACAGATGCACCAAAGGGCACTTGGCCTTTCTCAGCGGACAGTGA
- the PTCD1 gene encoding pentatricopeptide repeat-containing protein 1, mitochondrial isoform X1 — MTLTFIILLTYARLQRRTPVMDFVRLARLFSSPRPVGLSILCHLDPLRAQWAGGREGPVWPRATGWIRPAPAAFSSSLSQLPLGSQGQKNTGSLSSDPGQPSPTATQEEGEEESFGMLSDKYSSRRMFHKSTAQLYNLRLKEQNIEDDEEGELEPKPRRGPRNTPYWYFFQCKRLIREGKLAEALDLFERQMLKEECLQPLECNYTVLIGGCGRAGYLKKAFRLYNDMKKRDLEPSDATYTALFNVCAESPWKDSALQSALKLKQQLQARNFQLNLKTYHALLKVAALCADLRMCLDVFKEIIQKGHAVTEETFSYLLMGCIQDKKTGFRYALQQVWRQMLSLGLQPSQHGYNLLLGAARDCGLGDPAVASAVLLRPREETALLQPPAGGRKTRRRAQVGADRSLSAKLHVEALERQLFLEASQALEGPPEPQEARAPGQAQSGMETKAEPDHTVALTSVAPELPPWGLEANLLTPGAAPLAVVSFGTMSTPADRLALMGGLEGFLSKMAEHGLRPDIKTLTLLAEVVEPGSPAESSLLSVLDMHGVEADLTFFNTLMRKKSKRGDLEGAKALLPVLAKRGIVPNLQTFCNLAIGCRRPEDGLQLLSDMRESQMTPNAHIYSTLINAAVKKLDYAYLIDILKDMRRNRVPVNEVVIRQLEFAAQYPPSFDRYKGKNTYLGKIDGFRAYYKQWLKGTPAEEAPHPWQKFQTKTKGDQDTITEADMDKGPGGR; from the exons ATGACATTGACTTTCATTATTTTGCTGACCTATGCCAGGCTCCAGAGGAGAACACCAGTAATGGACTTCGTGAGGCTTGCTCGGCTCTTCTCCAGCCCCCGCCCCGTGGGACTGTCCATCCTGTGCCACCTTGACCCTCTCAGAGCCCAgtgggctggaggcagggagggaccCGTGTGGCCTAGGGCCACAGGGTGGATTCGGCCAGCGCCAGCAGCCTTCTCCAGCTCTCTCTCTCAGCTGCCCCTCGGCTCTCAAGGCCAGAAGAACACAGGCAGCCTCAGCTCTGACCCCGGCCAGCCCAGCCCCACGGCCacccaggaggaaggggaggaggagagcttTGGGATGCTCTCCGACAAATACTCATCTCGGAGAATGTTCCACAAATCGACAGCCCAGCTGTATAACCTGCGGCTCAAGGAACAGAATATTGAAGATGATGAGGAAGGGGAGCTGGAACCAAAACCACGGCGGGGCCCCAGAAACACCCCTTACTGGTACTTCTTTCAGTGCAAACGCCTGATCAGGGAAGGAAAG CTGGCCGAGGCCCTGGACCTGTTTGAGAGGCAGATGCTGAAGGAGGAGTGCCTCCAGCCCCTCGAGTGCAACTACACGGTGCTGATCGGGGGCTGCGGGCGGGCCGGCTACCTGAAGAAGGCCTTCAGGCTCTACAATGAC ATGAAGAAGCGGGACCTGGAGCCCTCAGACGCCACCTACACGGCCCTATTCAACGTGTGCGCTGAGTCCCCCTGGAAGGACTCCGCACTGCAGAGCGCCCTGAAGCTAAAGCAGCAGCTTCAGGCCAGAAACTTCCAGCTCAACTTGAAAACGTACCACGCCCTGCTGAAGGTGGCCGCCCTGTGTGCGGACCTCAGGATGTGCCTGGATGTGTTTAAG GAAATCATCCAGAAAGGGCACGCAGTCACAGAGGAGACCTTCAGTTACCTGCTCATGGGCTGCATCCAGGACAAGAAGACCGGCTTCCGGTACGCCCTGCAG CAGGTGTGGAGACAGATGCTGAGTCTGGGGCTCCAGCCAAGCCAGCACGGCTACAACCTGTTGTTGGGGGCAGCTCGGGACTGTGGGCTGGGGGACCCGGCGGTGGCCTCGGCAGTGcttctgaggcccagggaggagaCGGCCCTGCTTCAGCCCCCGGCCGGGGGGCGGAAGACTAGGAGGAGAGCCCAGGTCGGGGCGGACCGCAGCCTGTCGGCCAAGCTGCACGTGGAGGCCCTGGAGAGGCAGCTGTTTCTGGAAGCTTCTCAGGCACTTGAGGGGCCTCCGGAGCCTCAGGAGGCCAGAGCCCCTGGCCAGGCCCAGTCTGGGATGGAGACCAAAGCGGAGCCCGACCACACGGTTGCCCTCACCTCTGTGGCCCCGGAGCTGCCTCCCTGGGGGCTAGAGGCCAACCTCCTGACCCCGGGGGCGGCCCCCTTGGCTGTGGTCTCCTTTGGGACCATGAGCACCCCTGCCGACAGACTGGCCTTGATGGGGGGCCTGGAGGGCTTCCTCAGCAAGATGGCAGAGCACGGGCTTCGCCCTGACATCAAAACCCTCACGCTGCTGGCAGAGGTGGTGGAGCCTGGGAGCCCCGCAGAGTCCTCGCTGCTGAGCGTCCTGGACATGCACGGGGTGGAGGCCGACCTGACCTTCTTCAACACGCTGATGAGGAAGAAGAGCAAGCGGGGTGACCTGGAGGGGGCAAAG GCCCTGCTGCCTGTCCTGGCAAAGAGGGGCATCGTCCCCAACCTGCAGACGTTCTGCAACCTGGCCATTGGGTGTCGCAGGCCAGAGGACGGCCTGCAACTGCTCTCGGACATGAGG GAATCCCAGATGACCCCCAACGCCCACATCTACAGCACCCTCATCAACGCGGCCGTCAAGAAGCTGGACTACGCCTATCTCATCGACATCCTGAAGGACATGAGGCGGAACAGAGTCCCCGTGAATGAAGTGGTCATCCGCCAGCTGGAGTTTGCGGCCCAGTACCCACCCAGCTTTGACCGG
- the PTCD1 gene encoding pentatricopeptide repeat-containing protein 1, mitochondrial isoform X2, whose product MTLTFIILLTYARLQRRTPVMDFVRLARLFSSPRPVGLSILCHLDPLRAQWAGGREGPVWPRATGWIRPAPAAFSSSLSQLPLGSQGQKNTGSLSSDPGQPSPTATQEEGEEESFGMLSDKYSSRRMFHKSTAQLYNLRLKEQNIEDDEEGELEPKPRRGPRNTPYWYFFQCKRLIREGKLAEALDLFERQMLKEECLQPLECNYTVLIGGCGRAGYLKKAFRLYNDMKKRDLEPSDATYTALFNVCAESPWKDSALQSALKLKQQLQARNFQLNLKTYHALLKVAALCADLRMCLDVFKEIIQKGHAVTEETFSYLLMGCIQDKKTGFRYALQVWRQMLSLGLQPSQHGYNLLLGAARDCGLGDPAVASAVLLRPREETALLQPPAGGRKTRRRAQVGADRSLSAKLHVEALERQLFLEASQALEGPPEPQEARAPGQAQSGMETKAEPDHTVALTSVAPELPPWGLEANLLTPGAAPLAVVSFGTMSTPADRLALMGGLEGFLSKMAEHGLRPDIKTLTLLAEVVEPGSPAESSLLSVLDMHGVEADLTFFNTLMRKKSKRGDLEGAKALLPVLAKRGIVPNLQTFCNLAIGCRRPEDGLQLLSDMRESQMTPNAHIYSTLINAAVKKLDYAYLIDILKDMRRNRVPVNEVVIRQLEFAAQYPPSFDRYKGKNTYLGKIDGFRAYYKQWLKGTPAEEAPHPWQKFQTKTKGDQDTITEADMDKGPGGR is encoded by the exons ATGACATTGACTTTCATTATTTTGCTGACCTATGCCAGGCTCCAGAGGAGAACACCAGTAATGGACTTCGTGAGGCTTGCTCGGCTCTTCTCCAGCCCCCGCCCCGTGGGACTGTCCATCCTGTGCCACCTTGACCCTCTCAGAGCCCAgtgggctggaggcagggagggaccCGTGTGGCCTAGGGCCACAGGGTGGATTCGGCCAGCGCCAGCAGCCTTCTCCAGCTCTCTCTCTCAGCTGCCCCTCGGCTCTCAAGGCCAGAAGAACACAGGCAGCCTCAGCTCTGACCCCGGCCAGCCCAGCCCCACGGCCacccaggaggaaggggaggaggagagcttTGGGATGCTCTCCGACAAATACTCATCTCGGAGAATGTTCCACAAATCGACAGCCCAGCTGTATAACCTGCGGCTCAAGGAACAGAATATTGAAGATGATGAGGAAGGGGAGCTGGAACCAAAACCACGGCGGGGCCCCAGAAACACCCCTTACTGGTACTTCTTTCAGTGCAAACGCCTGATCAGGGAAGGAAAG CTGGCCGAGGCCCTGGACCTGTTTGAGAGGCAGATGCTGAAGGAGGAGTGCCTCCAGCCCCTCGAGTGCAACTACACGGTGCTGATCGGGGGCTGCGGGCGGGCCGGCTACCTGAAGAAGGCCTTCAGGCTCTACAATGAC ATGAAGAAGCGGGACCTGGAGCCCTCAGACGCCACCTACACGGCCCTATTCAACGTGTGCGCTGAGTCCCCCTGGAAGGACTCCGCACTGCAGAGCGCCCTGAAGCTAAAGCAGCAGCTTCAGGCCAGAAACTTCCAGCTCAACTTGAAAACGTACCACGCCCTGCTGAAGGTGGCCGCCCTGTGTGCGGACCTCAGGATGTGCCTGGATGTGTTTAAG GAAATCATCCAGAAAGGGCACGCAGTCACAGAGGAGACCTTCAGTTACCTGCTCATGGGCTGCATCCAGGACAAGAAGACCGGCTTCCGGTACGCCCTGCAG GTGTGGAGACAGATGCTGAGTCTGGGGCTCCAGCCAAGCCAGCACGGCTACAACCTGTTGTTGGGGGCAGCTCGGGACTGTGGGCTGGGGGACCCGGCGGTGGCCTCGGCAGTGcttctgaggcccagggaggagaCGGCCCTGCTTCAGCCCCCGGCCGGGGGGCGGAAGACTAGGAGGAGAGCCCAGGTCGGGGCGGACCGCAGCCTGTCGGCCAAGCTGCACGTGGAGGCCCTGGAGAGGCAGCTGTTTCTGGAAGCTTCTCAGGCACTTGAGGGGCCTCCGGAGCCTCAGGAGGCCAGAGCCCCTGGCCAGGCCCAGTCTGGGATGGAGACCAAAGCGGAGCCCGACCACACGGTTGCCCTCACCTCTGTGGCCCCGGAGCTGCCTCCCTGGGGGCTAGAGGCCAACCTCCTGACCCCGGGGGCGGCCCCCTTGGCTGTGGTCTCCTTTGGGACCATGAGCACCCCTGCCGACAGACTGGCCTTGATGGGGGGCCTGGAGGGCTTCCTCAGCAAGATGGCAGAGCACGGGCTTCGCCCTGACATCAAAACCCTCACGCTGCTGGCAGAGGTGGTGGAGCCTGGGAGCCCCGCAGAGTCCTCGCTGCTGAGCGTCCTGGACATGCACGGGGTGGAGGCCGACCTGACCTTCTTCAACACGCTGATGAGGAAGAAGAGCAAGCGGGGTGACCTGGAGGGGGCAAAG GCCCTGCTGCCTGTCCTGGCAAAGAGGGGCATCGTCCCCAACCTGCAGACGTTCTGCAACCTGGCCATTGGGTGTCGCAGGCCAGAGGACGGCCTGCAACTGCTCTCGGACATGAGG GAATCCCAGATGACCCCCAACGCCCACATCTACAGCACCCTCATCAACGCGGCCGTCAAGAAGCTGGACTACGCCTATCTCATCGACATCCTGAAGGACATGAGGCGGAACAGAGTCCCCGTGAATGAAGTGGTCATCCGCCAGCTGGAGTTTGCGGCCCAGTACCCACCCAGCTTTGACCGG
- the PTCD1 gene encoding pentatricopeptide repeat-containing protein 1, mitochondrial isoform X3 yields MDFVRLARLFSSPRPVGLSILCHLDPLRAQWAGGREGPVWPRATGWIRPAPAAFSSSLSQLPLGSQGQKNTGSLSSDPGQPSPTATQEEGEEESFGMLSDKYSSRRMFHKSTAQLYNLRLKEQNIEDDEEGELEPKPRRGPRNTPYWYFFQCKRLIREGKLAEALDLFERQMLKEECLQPLECNYTVLIGGCGRAGYLKKAFRLYNDMKKRDLEPSDATYTALFNVCAESPWKDSALQSALKLKQQLQARNFQLNLKTYHALLKVAALCADLRMCLDVFKEIIQKGHAVTEETFSYLLMGCIQDKKTGFRYALQQVWRQMLSLGLQPSQHGYNLLLGAARDCGLGDPAVASAVLLRPREETALLQPPAGGRKTRRRAQVGADRSLSAKLHVEALERQLFLEASQALEGPPEPQEARAPGQAQSGMETKAEPDHTVALTSVAPELPPWGLEANLLTPGAAPLAVVSFGTMSTPADRLALMGGLEGFLSKMAEHGLRPDIKTLTLLAEVVEPGSPAESSLLSVLDMHGVEADLTFFNTLMRKKSKRGDLEGAKALLPVLAKRGIVPNLQTFCNLAIGCRRPEDGLQLLSDMRESQMTPNAHIYSTLINAAVKKLDYAYLIDILKDMRRNRVPVNEVVIRQLEFAAQYPPSFDRYKGKNTYLGKIDGFRAYYKQWLKGTPAEEAPHPWQKFQTKTKGDQDTITEADMDKGPGGR; encoded by the exons ATGGACTTCGTGAGGCTTGCTCGGCTCTTCTCCAGCCCCCGCCCCGTGGGACTGTCCATCCTGTGCCACCTTGACCCTCTCAGAGCCCAgtgggctggaggcagggagggaccCGTGTGGCCTAGGGCCACAGGGTGGATTCGGCCAGCGCCAGCAGCCTTCTCCAGCTCTCTCTCTCAGCTGCCCCTCGGCTCTCAAGGCCAGAAGAACACAGGCAGCCTCAGCTCTGACCCCGGCCAGCCCAGCCCCACGGCCacccaggaggaaggggaggaggagagcttTGGGATGCTCTCCGACAAATACTCATCTCGGAGAATGTTCCACAAATCGACAGCCCAGCTGTATAACCTGCGGCTCAAGGAACAGAATATTGAAGATGATGAGGAAGGGGAGCTGGAACCAAAACCACGGCGGGGCCCCAGAAACACCCCTTACTGGTACTTCTTTCAGTGCAAACGCCTGATCAGGGAAGGAAAG CTGGCCGAGGCCCTGGACCTGTTTGAGAGGCAGATGCTGAAGGAGGAGTGCCTCCAGCCCCTCGAGTGCAACTACACGGTGCTGATCGGGGGCTGCGGGCGGGCCGGCTACCTGAAGAAGGCCTTCAGGCTCTACAATGAC ATGAAGAAGCGGGACCTGGAGCCCTCAGACGCCACCTACACGGCCCTATTCAACGTGTGCGCTGAGTCCCCCTGGAAGGACTCCGCACTGCAGAGCGCCCTGAAGCTAAAGCAGCAGCTTCAGGCCAGAAACTTCCAGCTCAACTTGAAAACGTACCACGCCCTGCTGAAGGTGGCCGCCCTGTGTGCGGACCTCAGGATGTGCCTGGATGTGTTTAAG GAAATCATCCAGAAAGGGCACGCAGTCACAGAGGAGACCTTCAGTTACCTGCTCATGGGCTGCATCCAGGACAAGAAGACCGGCTTCCGGTACGCCCTGCAG CAGGTGTGGAGACAGATGCTGAGTCTGGGGCTCCAGCCAAGCCAGCACGGCTACAACCTGTTGTTGGGGGCAGCTCGGGACTGTGGGCTGGGGGACCCGGCGGTGGCCTCGGCAGTGcttctgaggcccagggaggagaCGGCCCTGCTTCAGCCCCCGGCCGGGGGGCGGAAGACTAGGAGGAGAGCCCAGGTCGGGGCGGACCGCAGCCTGTCGGCCAAGCTGCACGTGGAGGCCCTGGAGAGGCAGCTGTTTCTGGAAGCTTCTCAGGCACTTGAGGGGCCTCCGGAGCCTCAGGAGGCCAGAGCCCCTGGCCAGGCCCAGTCTGGGATGGAGACCAAAGCGGAGCCCGACCACACGGTTGCCCTCACCTCTGTGGCCCCGGAGCTGCCTCCCTGGGGGCTAGAGGCCAACCTCCTGACCCCGGGGGCGGCCCCCTTGGCTGTGGTCTCCTTTGGGACCATGAGCACCCCTGCCGACAGACTGGCCTTGATGGGGGGCCTGGAGGGCTTCCTCAGCAAGATGGCAGAGCACGGGCTTCGCCCTGACATCAAAACCCTCACGCTGCTGGCAGAGGTGGTGGAGCCTGGGAGCCCCGCAGAGTCCTCGCTGCTGAGCGTCCTGGACATGCACGGGGTGGAGGCCGACCTGACCTTCTTCAACACGCTGATGAGGAAGAAGAGCAAGCGGGGTGACCTGGAGGGGGCAAAG GCCCTGCTGCCTGTCCTGGCAAAGAGGGGCATCGTCCCCAACCTGCAGACGTTCTGCAACCTGGCCATTGGGTGTCGCAGGCCAGAGGACGGCCTGCAACTGCTCTCGGACATGAGG GAATCCCAGATGACCCCCAACGCCCACATCTACAGCACCCTCATCAACGCGGCCGTCAAGAAGCTGGACTACGCCTATCTCATCGACATCCTGAAGGACATGAGGCGGAACAGAGTCCCCGTGAATGAAGTGGTCATCCGCCAGCTGGAGTTTGCGGCCCAGTACCCACCCAGCTTTGACCGG